Proteins found in one Subtercola endophyticus genomic segment:
- a CDS encoding MarR family winged helix-turn-helix transcriptional regulator, whose amino-acid sequence MTSGSVPDDSPVSQTNLIRLRMALGRLGRLLRQQNNDGLPYALISLIMTIHRLEPVTAKELAESEGVTPPAVTRSLNRLFELGLISREEVATDRRAQSIRLADLGEAKRIELLEKREIWLTEHIDQLSPDEITKLIDALPALEKLTSLQVTVIER is encoded by the coding sequence ATGACGTCTGGCTCTGTTCCCGACGATTCCCCCGTCTCACAGACGAACCTGATTCGGCTGCGAATGGCGCTCGGCCGGCTGGGGCGCCTGCTGCGCCAGCAGAACAACGATGGCCTGCCCTACGCGCTCATCTCGCTCATCATGACGATTCACCGGCTCGAACCGGTCACAGCGAAAGAGCTGGCCGAGAGCGAGGGCGTCACACCGCCCGCGGTCACGCGTTCCCTCAATCGCCTGTTCGAGCTCGGTCTCATCTCTCGCGAAGAGGTCGCGACCGACCGGCGTGCTCAGTCGATTCGTCTGGCAGACCTGGGCGAGGCGAAGCGCATCGAACTCCTCGAAAAGCGAGAGATCTGGCTCACCGAGCACATCGACCAGCTCTCACCCGACGAGATCACCAAGTTGATCGACGCTCTGCCGGCACTCGAGAAGCTCACCAGCCTGCAGGTCACCGTCATCGAGCGTTGA
- a CDS encoding cytochrome P450, with protein sequence MTNKVDLPLQERVQLLLAGDAEMLADPFPTWNQLRDEHPVWRLSDAVVLSRYKDVRELLGDDNLLYSRAATKHSQRYEEARERFSVEGRDAFDAVLDQEFQQLVRLDPPDHPRIKALVQPPFALRSLKAEMEEKVTARVTQGLDELAAVDGVVDFKRFAYTLPLTVLGDLLGIPLGDLEQIHEWAKRIAENKFNADSEESALEGADAYRGLMDYIESLLERQRASGATTGLIAALIDSERSGAMTHDESKAMVALMIFAGHETTSNLLTIGMLSLLTNRDQWEALVAEPDLAVKAVEELTRFVTPAHFLPYVAAQAREIDGVQIEVGDTVIGVLAAANRDPSVFTNPDSLDIQRRESRMHIGFGMGTHSCLGAGLARMEAVALFRQMAERFPDAQLAEQPFEWGGRSLRTPLTLPLVLNAR encoded by the coding sequence ATGACGAACAAGGTCGATCTTCCTTTGCAGGAGCGCGTGCAGCTGCTGCTCGCCGGCGATGCGGAGATGCTCGCGGATCCGTTTCCCACCTGGAACCAGTTGCGCGACGAGCATCCGGTCTGGCGGCTGAGCGACGCCGTGGTGCTGAGCCGGTACAAAGACGTTCGAGAGCTGCTCGGAGACGACAATCTGCTCTACAGCAGAGCCGCGACGAAGCACTCTCAGCGTTACGAAGAGGCGCGCGAGCGCTTCTCCGTCGAAGGGCGCGACGCCTTCGATGCTGTGCTCGATCAGGAGTTTCAGCAGCTGGTGCGACTGGATCCGCCCGACCATCCGCGCATCAAGGCCCTGGTTCAACCCCCGTTCGCCCTGCGCTCGCTGAAGGCCGAGATGGAGGAGAAGGTCACGGCGCGGGTCACTCAGGGGCTCGACGAGCTGGCTGCGGTCGACGGTGTCGTCGACTTCAAGCGCTTCGCGTACACGCTTCCGCTGACGGTGCTCGGCGACCTGCTGGGTATTCCTCTGGGCGATCTCGAGCAGATTCACGAGTGGGCGAAACGTATCGCCGAGAACAAGTTCAACGCCGATTCCGAGGAGTCCGCCCTAGAGGGGGCCGACGCCTACAGGGGGCTGATGGACTACATCGAATCGCTGCTCGAGAGGCAGCGGGCATCCGGTGCGACAACCGGCCTCATCGCGGCGCTGATCGACTCGGAGCGCTCCGGAGCGATGACCCACGACGAGTCGAAGGCGATGGTCGCTCTGATGATCTTCGCCGGGCACGAGACCACCAGCAATCTGCTCACGATCGGAATGCTGAGTCTGCTCACCAACCGCGATCAGTGGGAGGCGCTCGTCGCAGAACCCGACCTGGCCGTGAAGGCGGTCGAGGAACTGACCCGCTTCGTCACACCGGCGCACTTCTTGCCCTATGTCGCAGCGCAGGCTCGAGAGATCGACGGCGTGCAGATCGAGGTCGGCGACACCGTCATCGGCGTGCTCGCGGCGGCGAACCGCGACCCGTCGGTGTTCACGAACCCCGATTCGCTCGACATTCAGCGCAGAGAGAGCCGCATGCACATCGGTTTCGGCATGGGCACCCACTCGTGTCTCGGCGCCGGTCTTGCGCGCATGGAGGCGGTCGCGTTGTTCCGGCAGATGGCGGAGCGTTTTCCCGATGCTCAGCTCGCCGAGCAGCCGTTCGAGTGGGGTGGCCGCTCGCTTCGTACGCCCCTGACGCTGCCGCTGGTGCTCAACGCTCGATGA
- a CDS encoding VOC family protein: MSSKPMLKLYHTGIIVDDLQKAMDRMGPALDLLWAPPRTSTVPLLCPDGVVGREVRFTYSLQGPHYIELLEQIDASPYLNLTGGRYVHHLGYFTDDLVGAAADLESRGYRRELSGIDENGGIARATFHYNDDAPGMWIELVSHEIAAEIGDWIREAAEANGVPFENPFVLPAKTV, encoded by the coding sequence ATGTCATCAAAGCCGATGCTGAAGCTCTATCACACCGGAATCATCGTCGATGATCTGCAAAAGGCGATGGATCGGATGGGCCCTGCGCTCGACCTGCTGTGGGCACCGCCCCGCACCTCGACGGTGCCGCTGCTGTGCCCCGATGGGGTTGTCGGGCGCGAGGTGCGCTTCACCTACTCCCTGCAGGGCCCGCACTACATCGAACTGCTCGAGCAGATCGACGCGTCGCCCTACCTCAACCTGACCGGCGGCCGGTACGTGCACCATCTCGGCTACTTCACGGATGACCTCGTCGGCGCAGCGGCAGACCTCGAATCGCGTGGCTACCGGCGAGAGCTTTCTGGCATCGACGAGAACGGGGGCATCGCCCGCGCCACGTTCCACTACAACGACGACGCGCCCGGCATGTGGATCGAGCTCGTCTCGCACGAAATCGCCGCAGAGATCGGCGACTGGATTCGCGAAGCGGCCGAGGCGAATGGCGTGCCGTTCGAGAACCCGTTCGTACTGCCTGCGAAGACGGTCTGA
- a CDS encoding nuclear transport factor 2 family protein: MTLDDVIAQQEIQNVLLRYFRAMDRVDNEIGYSIFHEDGVGDYGPGIFTGSGHDLIDWLNEYNRTLVTSHHQMSNYTIEVNGDHAASETYVNATLIRQEGDDFIVRSVYGRYLDALSKRDGRWAIDSRFYRRDFVYEQIVADITIGESSARLPDDRSYALFAESTIAQ, from the coding sequence ATGACTCTCGACGATGTGATTGCGCAGCAAGAAATACAGAACGTGTTGCTCCGCTACTTTCGCGCCATGGATCGGGTCGACAACGAGATCGGCTACTCGATTTTTCACGAAGACGGTGTGGGCGACTACGGGCCTGGCATTTTCACCGGCTCCGGCCACGACCTCATCGACTGGCTGAACGAATACAACCGCACTCTCGTGACGAGCCATCATCAGATGTCGAATTACACGATCGAAGTGAACGGCGACCACGCCGCGAGCGAGACCTACGTCAACGCCACCCTCATTCGTCAGGAGGGCGACGACTTCATCGTGCGCAGCGTCTACGGTCGTTATCTCGATGCGTTGTCGAAGCGCGACGGCCGCTGGGCCATCGACAGCCGCTTCTACCGGCGCGACTTCGTGTACGAGCAGATTGTCGCCGACATCACGATCGGCGAGAGCAGCGCCCGGCTGCCAGACGACCGGTCGTATGCCCTCTTCGCCGAGAGCACGATAGCGCAGTAG
- a CDS encoding DMT family transporter, translated as MARIPGAWPNVLRFAAMVLVWGSSFLLIKLSLGAFSVPQIALLRVFFGATVLGIIMLTTRRRLPRSRRLWGHMAVVGAAQCGLPFIMTAWSGQYLPSSLSSIFNAIAPTMTVAFTPLLLKSERLTRVQVLGVVIGIVGVLVLIGPWRFLDLSHLADTLPAQLVMLCSATVYAFGLVYMRRFVSVSGHDAVTISFLQVSLASLPLLILIPAAVTVSVTFSLVPVGAILILGCIGTGVAYIWNTRIVRDWGATRASTVTYLMPMVGVILGVVVLGETIDWNEPIGGALILAGVVTSQLGAAHRRAVGVSSPVVT; from the coding sequence GTGGCACGTATCCCCGGGGCGTGGCCGAACGTACTGCGCTTCGCAGCGATGGTGCTCGTTTGGGGCTCGAGCTTTCTGCTGATCAAACTGTCGCTCGGGGCCTTTTCGGTGCCGCAGATCGCCCTGCTGCGCGTGTTCTTCGGCGCCACCGTGCTGGGCATCATCATGCTGACGACTCGCCGCAGACTGCCGCGCAGCCGCCGATTGTGGGGGCACATGGCCGTCGTCGGGGCCGCGCAGTGCGGGCTTCCCTTCATCATGACGGCCTGGTCGGGGCAGTATCTGCCGAGCAGCCTGTCGAGCATCTTCAATGCCATCGCCCCGACGATGACTGTCGCCTTCACCCCTCTGCTGCTGAAAAGCGAGCGCCTGACTCGAGTGCAGGTACTGGGCGTGGTCATCGGCATCGTGGGGGTGCTGGTCTTGATCGGTCCCTGGCGGTTTCTCGATCTGTCACACCTGGCCGATACGCTTCCGGCACAGCTGGTCATGCTCTGTTCCGCTACGGTTTACGCGTTCGGTCTGGTGTACATGCGCCGTTTCGTCTCGGTGTCAGGCCACGATGCCGTCACCATCTCGTTCCTGCAAGTCTCACTGGCCTCGCTTCCGCTGCTCATCCTGATTCCCGCGGCGGTCACGGTCTCGGTCACCTTCAGCCTGGTGCCGGTCGGGGCGATCCTGATTCTGGGCTGCATCGGCACCGGGGTCGCCTACATCTGGAACACGCGCATCGTGCGGGACTGGGGTGCAACGAGGGCCTCGACGGTCACCTACCTGATGCCGATGGTCGGCGTCATTCTGGGCGTCGTGGTGCTCGGCGAAACGATCGACTGGAACGAGCCGATCGGGGGCGCGCTGATTCTCGCGGGCGTGGTCACCAGTCAGCTCGGTGCCGCGCACCGCCGCGCGGTCGGCGTCTCTTCGCCCGTCGTCACGTGA
- a CDS encoding enoyl-CoA hydratase/isomerase family protein codes for MHLDKAGSVFILRLDETENRFNVEWVAEFMRLFDTVEAQPGRKALVTAGVGKFWSNGLDLDGVLANPESAGALASVVHEMLARVLSGNLVTIAAIQGHAFAAGAMLALAHDYRVMRADRGYLCLPEVDIKIPFTTGMTALLTSKLTPNVARDAMVTGRRYAAEAALAAGLVDEVSNESELVDRAVELAESLADKDSRTVAAIKSTLYAEPLRALRQSDGNALDLPR; via the coding sequence ATGCACCTCGACAAAGCCGGGTCGGTCTTCATTTTGCGACTCGATGAGACAGAGAACCGATTCAACGTGGAGTGGGTCGCCGAGTTCATGCGCCTGTTCGACACAGTCGAAGCACAACCGGGCCGCAAGGCACTTGTGACGGCCGGCGTTGGTAAGTTCTGGTCGAACGGTCTTGATCTCGACGGGGTGCTCGCGAATCCCGAGAGCGCCGGTGCGCTCGCCTCCGTCGTGCACGAGATGCTCGCGCGGGTTCTGAGCGGCAATCTTGTGACGATCGCGGCCATCCAAGGCCATGCGTTCGCGGCCGGGGCGATGCTCGCGCTGGCACACGACTACCGTGTCATGCGCGCAGATCGTGGCTACCTCTGTCTGCCCGAGGTCGACATCAAGATTCCCTTCACCACCGGAATGACCGCCCTGCTCACCAGCAAGCTGACCCCGAACGTCGCTCGCGACGCCATGGTGACCGGGCGCCGCTATGCAGCCGAAGCGGCGCTGGCGGCCGGACTCGTCGACGAAGTCTCGAACGAGTCAGAGCTGGTCGACCGCGCGGTGGAACTCGCCGAGTCGCTTGCCGACAAAGATTCGAGAACCGTCGCCGCCATCAAGTCAACGCTCTACGCCGAGCCGCTGCGGGCTCTGCGGCAAAGCGATGGCAACGCGCTCGACCTGCCCCGCTGA
- a CDS encoding FadR/GntR family transcriptional regulator, with the protein MAGKVSFTIEHESRSVSMSIVQRLEALITSGELTPGERLPPEREMATQLGVSRNSLREALRELESRRLISREQGRGTTVLGPTTAADELANLDTLIAPGHLRDATELRELIEPRAAGLAALRATRASLAQLRDNLATTAQDLTPSASLEQSLRFHSLLAQASGNLLIARLHAMTMEWTSDVEIDSHRTKKARRLAHDEHLAIYEAVEGGRVADAERLMIEHLVSVRGMIADA; encoded by the coding sequence GTGGCAGGCAAGGTCTCGTTCACGATCGAGCACGAGTCGCGCAGCGTGAGCATGTCGATCGTGCAGCGGCTCGAAGCGCTCATCACGAGCGGTGAGCTCACTCCCGGTGAGCGACTGCCGCCCGAACGAGAGATGGCGACTCAGCTCGGCGTCTCTCGCAATTCCCTTCGTGAAGCGTTGCGCGAACTCGAATCCCGCCGCCTCATCTCCCGCGAGCAGGGTCGCGGAACCACCGTGCTCGGCCCGACGACGGCCGCCGATGAGCTGGCGAACCTCGACACCCTCATCGCGCCTGGGCACCTGCGCGACGCAACCGAACTGCGCGAGCTCATCGAGCCGCGTGCTGCCGGCCTTGCAGCCCTTCGCGCAACGCGTGCCAGCCTCGCCCAGCTGCGTGACAATCTCGCTACCACGGCACAAGACCTCACCCCATCGGCCTCACTCGAGCAGTCGTTGCGGTTTCACTCGCTTCTCGCGCAGGCCTCGGGCAATCTGCTCATCGCTCGCCTGCACGCCATGACCATGGAGTGGACCAGCGACGTCGAAATCGACTCCCACCGCACGAAGAAGGCACGGCGTCTCGCCCACGACGAGCACCTCGCGATCTACGAGGCCGTCGAAGGCGGTCGCGTCGCCGATGCCGAGCGGCTGATGATCGAGCATCTCGTCAGCGTGCGTGGAATGATCGCCGACGCCTGA
- a CDS encoding ABC transporter substrate-binding protein: MSSSFQAGKNLVDRRGFLRMAGLTGIAVGGAAVLAACSSPSSTSVAGSATASGAANYGTIALQFSWIKNIEFSGEYFATEKGYYTDAGFDAVTLLAGGSQTTAESVVLSGQALVGLSSPSITAPSIINEQAPLKIIGATYQKNPFCLLSLKEKTPIATVADLKGKTVAVNPGADGIFKGFLTANGLSSSDVTMVAAQYSASIIETGGADAYLAYVNDEPYLVQADGFTPVILSLADNGLPLVAETFTVTQDSIDTKRDLLKAFLVAEIKGWTDAIKDPNQSADYAVNKYGKDQGLDLAEQVKEANGQIPVVVTAETDTNGLFTMSDALIKANIDALGAMGYTIAATDLFDLTLLKEVYAENPSLIVPLAS; the protein is encoded by the coding sequence ATGTCGTCGTCGTTTCAGGCCGGAAAGAATCTGGTCGACCGCCGCGGTTTTCTGCGCATGGCCGGACTCACCGGAATCGCCGTCGGTGGAGCCGCGGTGCTCGCCGCCTGCAGTTCGCCGAGCTCAACGTCGGTAGCGGGGTCGGCCACGGCCTCCGGCGCGGCGAACTACGGCACGATCGCCTTGCAGTTCTCGTGGATCAAGAACATCGAATTCTCGGGCGAGTATTTCGCAACCGAGAAGGGCTATTACACCGACGCGGGCTTCGACGCCGTGACGCTGCTCGCGGGCGGCAGCCAGACTACCGCTGAGTCGGTGGTTCTCTCGGGCCAGGCACTGGTCGGGCTCTCGTCTCCATCGATCACCGCACCCTCGATCATCAATGAGCAGGCCCCGCTCAAGATCATCGGCGCCACGTACCAGAAGAATCCGTTCTGCCTGCTCTCCCTCAAGGAGAAGACTCCCATCGCCACAGTCGCCGATCTGAAGGGCAAGACGGTGGCGGTGAATCCTGGTGCCGACGGAATCTTCAAGGGCTTTCTCACCGCGAACGGCCTGTCGAGCTCCGACGTCACGATGGTCGCCGCGCAGTACAGCGCGAGCATCATCGAGACCGGTGGCGCCGACGCCTATCTGGCCTATGTGAACGACGAGCCCTACTTGGTGCAGGCCGACGGCTTCACCCCGGTCATCCTGTCGCTCGCCGACAACGGACTGCCGTTGGTGGCCGAGACTTTCACCGTGACTCAAGACTCGATCGACACGAAACGCGACCTGCTGAAGGCGTTCTTGGTCGCCGAGATCAAAGGCTGGACCGACGCCATCAAAGACCCCAATCAGTCGGCCGACTATGCGGTCAACAAGTACGGCAAAGACCAAGGCCTCGACCTGGCCGAGCAAGTGAAAGAGGCAAACGGCCAGATTCCGGTCGTCGTCACGGCCGAGACCGACACGAACGGACTATTCACCATGTCGGACGCCCTCATCAAGGCGAACATCGACGCACTCGGGGCAATGGGTTACACCATCGCAGCTACCGATCTCTTCGACCTGACCCTGCTCAAAGAGGTCTATGCCGAAAACCCGTCGCTCATCGTTCCGCTGGCGAGCTGA
- the deoD gene encoding purine-nucleoside phosphorylase yields the protein MPTPHIEAAAGDFAPTVLMPGDPRRAKRIAETFFDAPRLVTEVRGILGYTGTYEGMPVSVLASGMGMPSMTIYATELVREYGARTLIRVGTAGALQPDIGLGGIIAASAAHTDSSMSQLRIPGVNFSHSPSFALLRGAADVADEAGLTLHVGPVFSTDHFYLQRPGLIEALTAHGVLGVDMEAAALYAVASSEGVRALALLTASDSFVTGDVMTPEERETVFENTVRCALGAAQAVAA from the coding sequence ATGCCGACTCCGCATATCGAGGCCGCCGCCGGAGACTTCGCACCGACCGTGCTCATGCCAGGCGACCCGCGCCGAGCGAAACGCATCGCAGAGACATTCTTCGACGCCCCCCGACTGGTCACCGAGGTGCGCGGCATTCTCGGCTACACCGGCACGTACGAGGGGATGCCCGTTTCGGTGCTCGCGTCGGGCATGGGCATGCCGTCGATGACCATCTACGCCACCGAACTCGTTCGCGAGTACGGCGCCCGCACGCTCATCCGCGTCGGCACCGCCGGGGCCCTGCAGCCCGATATCGGCCTGGGCGGCATCATCGCAGCATCGGCAGCCCACACTGACTCCAGCATGAGTCAGCTCCGGATCCCCGGGGTGAACTTCAGCCACAGCCCCTCCTTCGCGCTGCTGCGCGGCGCCGCAGACGTGGCGGATGAGGCGGGTCTCACCCTGCACGTCGGCCCGGTCTTCAGCACCGACCACTTCTATCTGCAGCGCCCGGGGCTCATCGAGGCACTCACGGCGCACGGGGTGCTGGGCGTCGACATGGAGGCGGCGGCGCTCTATGCCGTCGCCTCCAGCGAAGGCGTGCGCGCGCTCGCTCTGCTCACGGCCAGTGATTCGTTCGTGACAGGCGACGTCATGACTCCCGAAGAGCGCGAGACGGTCTTCGAGAACACCGTGCGTTGCGCTCTGGGTGCCGCGCAGGCGGTCGCCGCGTGA